In the Terriglobales bacterium genome, one interval contains:
- a CDS encoding heparan-alpha-glucosaminide N-acetyltransferase domain-containing protein produces the protein MANPTPIPESRLMSLDVFRGMTIAAMILVNNAGDWGHVYGPLEHAEWNGWTPTDLIFPFFLFIVGVAMVLSFEARKARGATRMALLRHALLRAAIIFALGLFLEGYPFHLRTMRLPGVLQRIAVVYLVASLTVLYCGRRLRSAIAAAILLGYWALLKLVPVPGYGAGVLTMDGSLAGYVDRTLLYNHLWVAHRFDPEGLVSTLPAVASCLLGVFAGEWIREKSGFSLIRGLLVGAVIGLGLGRLWGLWFPINKNLWTSSYVLFTTGFALALLALCYWTVDVRGWRKWAQPFVWYGVNPLAIYCLATLLGVLSVNHSLGGRRVKDIVYGGLYAHLTPDPYFNSMLYGLSYVLLFLVVAWLLDRKRIFIKV, from the coding sequence TTGGCGAATCCAACTCCCATCCCGGAGTCGCGGCTGATGTCTTTGGACGTCTTTCGCGGCATGACCATCGCCGCCATGATCCTGGTCAACAATGCCGGAGACTGGGGGCACGTCTATGGGCCGCTCGAGCACGCGGAATGGAACGGGTGGACCCCGACCGACCTGATCTTCCCCTTCTTCCTCTTCATCGTGGGCGTGGCCATGGTCTTGTCGTTCGAGGCCCGCAAGGCCAGGGGAGCGACGAGGATGGCGCTCCTGCGGCACGCACTTCTGCGCGCCGCCATCATCTTCGCGCTGGGGCTCTTCCTCGAGGGCTATCCCTTCCATCTCCGCACCATGCGCCTTCCGGGGGTGCTGCAGCGAATCGCGGTGGTGTACCTGGTTGCATCGCTGACCGTGCTTTATTGCGGGCGCAGGCTGCGCTCGGCGATCGCCGCCGCCATCCTGCTGGGCTACTGGGCGCTACTGAAGCTGGTGCCGGTCCCGGGCTACGGGGCGGGCGTGCTGACCATGGATGGCTCGCTGGCCGGCTACGTCGACCGTACGCTGCTCTATAACCATCTCTGGGTGGCCCACCGCTTCGATCCGGAAGGACTGGTGAGCACCCTCCCGGCGGTCGCGAGCTGCTTGCTGGGTGTCTTCGCCGGGGAATGGATACGAGAGAAGAGCGGCTTCTCGCTCATCCGAGGCCTGCTGGTGGGCGCGGTGATTGGGTTAGGGCTGGGCAGGCTGTGGGGCCTGTGGTTTCCCATCAACAAGAACCTTTGGACCAGTTCCTACGTGCTGTTCACGACCGGCTTCGCGCTGGCGCTGCTGGCGCTCTGCTACTGGACGGTGGACGTGCGCGGCTGGAGGAAGTGGGCGCAACCCTTCGTCTGGTACGGCGTCAATCCTCTGGCCATCTACTGCCTCGCCACACTCCTGGGGGTGCTGAGCGTCAACCACTCCCTGGGCGGCCGGCGGGTGAAGGACATCGTCTATGGCGGCCTCTACGCGCACCTCACCCCCGATCCCTACTTCAACTCTATGCTCTACGGGCTGAGCTACGTGCTGCTGTTCCTGGTGGTGGCCTGGCTGCTCGATCGCAAGCGGATCTTCATCAAGGTGTGA